The nucleotide sequence GCCACCAATGACTACTTGGTGCTGTAAGCGGGACAATAAAATGCTATGATCCACAGTATCGAAAGCAGCTGTTTGGTCAAGCAGGACACAGAGTCACCAGAGTCACATGTCAGGAGAATGTCATTATAAAACCCTCAGCAGGGCTGACTCTGTGCTGTGAAGAGTTTTAACACCAGACGGAAACACATTCAGGATGTTTTATTCATCCTGGAAGGATTTTAACCATGAATAAACCGTTTCCTCCAAGATTTTTGATAGTAGGGGAAGTTTAGAGATGGGCCTAAAATTCCCCAACACATTCAGATCAAGGCCAGGTTTTTTTAACAGGGGCTGCACCACAGGATGTTTAAAATTAGCAAGAACTACGGCGGATAACAGAATTTTGTTAAAAAGGGCAACAACCAAGTGCTCCAAACAAAGGAAAACCTCTCAAAAAAAACGTGGCGGAAGAGCATCACATGGAGAACCAGAGGGCCTAATCTGGGCAACCATCCTCTGAAAATGACACAGTCACAGGCTCAAACTAATCCTGGAACTGATCCTGGAACTGTTCCTGGAACACACACAGAGGGGTCAGAGTCTAAGTGTAAAATGAGAGCACTTATGGAGGTTACCTTATCAATAAAAAACTGCATAAAATTATTGCACAGTAAAGTCGAGGCTTTAAAACCAGCAGTCTGTGGAGCATTAAGAGAAGAGCCAGTGCTACTAAAAAGCACATGAGGGCTGTGGCTGTCAGACAAATTTCAGTTAGAAAAGTGTTTCTTTTTAGCCTCTTTAACTGTGTCCTGGAAACTGTGACAACAGTCTTTGAAAATCTGGAGAGACACCTGCAGCTTCTCCACCTGCGATCTGCTCTGCGACCAATGGTTTTACATAACCAAACACCAATCCAGAACCAGTAATCCTGGGTTAATCATACTGGGTTAATGCCTGCTTTGTCACACCACTGACTGCATGCTTATTGATAGGGTGGATTAAACAGATTATTTGAAGATCagcttttcttcagacctgacccatcctcaaaccggtggagagaagaaatcaaggccaaagtaatttcgttctttttatattaaattggataggtgcatttagatgtctgggcaggatgaggcatagttaaggtgatttagaatcaccagtagttaatccaaggtatcaacttgttgcatgcaatactgattgaagcgttttatgctgagtgtttgatttgctgtgcaagtggtGCTGAATCACGGAGCGCGgatgcgatcagcaaggtgtgtgttcatgtttttgtctggctgatcccaaatcagccaggagttagaagttggacttttccattcaaagcagctgcggtctgggcctcgcctgaccccTCCTTTCTCCCAGTTtcattactggagtttttccgctgagttcctgcctcagagttttatgaccctttgttcaagattgggggcaatcagctgttagtggctaaAGGCGCAGCTCACCGACTACCCGCTGATCGCTGAAAATCAagacatcagcaccaggagggcttctctttccatttaacccacattgcacattttgtccataaaactgctggttttatCTTCATAGATATtcaatgtgcatatattttaggttgtcatttttattccctttgtgtaaaatagtgcttgttagttaggcaaaggtttttggaccagaatggtgGGATATCAGGGCTACATGGTTTCAAAtcattttcacatatatataattaagagacggtcaaagttcccccaccttcgatGACTTGGTTGATTAAACGgtgacatttagcgtggtttGATTAATgatgatcaattattaatgataatttgctaattgtaattattaagtgctttgagACCATAATCataacaccagaggacatctctgatttctgtttgtaagtaatgattttggttaagaaaattatttttctgaattatgatttttaatttttgatattcattaatcaataatcataattgtTACCCCCCGCCCCAGCCTGATGATGGCATTCATGCACTGTGAAacaaagaatatttttattatcttaGAATCTTCAggtatttatattaaaaaaaaaagtctaaaggaaggtttaatcttttaatcaattttattaaaagtGAATTGATTTCtgttataaataaatctgaactatataaaatgttctgttttttttataatcaaacAGATAAAAAGATAAATCAAGACCCAAACTGGACTGGGTTCAGTCCAGTTAACTACGATGGACAATATTTGCTGTTCTTCTGCAGCGACGTTCACttttactgtaaataaacattcaGTTTGTTTCAGGATGTCAATGATCTCTGCTTTAATAAGTAGAGCCAAAACTTTACAACTAATTAGCTTCAAATTCAGAAGAGATCCAGAACCGGGTTAACATGTTAGAGGAGGCAGGTTCTGTCAGAGTCCGTTTTCCACCCAGTCAATAAAACTGTTCAGACCCAGATGTTATGGAGGCAATCAACTAAGACGagtaaatcaaacaaaatcaaactcaaGAACAAAATCTCAGTTGGTTTTTTTCGGGTTTTTTGCTCGTCCTCAGATTTTGCATCCTGGTTCTGGTGCTGGTCTCATTTCAGGGTCAGGCTCAGTTTCAGATCCCAGTCTAAGTTCAAGGTTAGATTCTGGTTTATGTTCATGGTGTGGTTCAAGTTCCGGTTCTGGTATAAATTCAACATCTGGTGTTATTAAGCTTTTCATTTTGTCCTGTTGGAGATTCTGGGTCTGTTTTCTGCTGATTTAGTTCTGGCCAGCGTTGGCTCTGACGCAGGTACAGCCGACTGCCACTGAGCGGTATGAGGCAGTGTAGCAGTGGCTGCCCTCAATCCGGGTCAGAACCAGTATGTTTTGGTAGACGGGCACTGAGTTAAGATTGTGATGTCCCAGCTGTCCCGGTTTCAGAGGGGAACAGAACTCGCTGCTGCAGTTGGCTTCCCAGATGGTGGAGGGAATTTGGTTCTGCACTGTAGTGGTCCTGGAGAAACAGAGGTCAGAATTAGGAACATTGTTACAGGAGCAcacaacagaaccagaaccagttcTACAGGACTGACCTCCAGGTCCATGGAGACAGAGACTTGAGGTTGATGTTCCCACTTCCTTCTGATAGGGAGGAGATCTCATTGGAGAACGCCAGCGTGGAGTTACACGAAGGAGGAAGAACCCGTTTCCCTGAGCAGGTAACCCACAATGCACTGCAGAATACCTGAGGACCACAGATTAAAAGGTGAGCTGGACCAGAATCAGAACCTGGACCTGATGTGGATGGCATTAATTGCTTCAAATAATTTTTGACCGTTTCTATTCAAATGACCGCCGTAGTCAGACCGATTGTATCCAACCGGTCCAGCTGGGCCCAACTGAGTCTTATCTGGTCTGAGTAGGTCCAACTAAGGCTAACTAAGTTCTCTCAGGTCTGATTGAGTCCAACTCATTGTGACAAGATCCAGTCAGGTCTGACTGAAAATGATCAAGGCTGTCAGTCTGGGTTTGACCCAGTCCAACAGAGTGCGGCTGAGTCTGACCCGGTCTATCAGGTAAGTAAGAGACTGGAACACAAATACATAACTGAAGATGG is from Girardinichthys multiradiatus isolate DD_20200921_A chromosome 4, DD_fGirMul_XY1, whole genome shotgun sequence and encodes:
- the il17a/f2 gene encoding interleukin 17a/f2 — translated: MKLLRCTIKILMVFCSALWVTCSGKRVLPPSCNSTLAFSNEISSLSEGSGNINLKSLSPWTWRTTTVQNQIPSTIWEANCSSEFCSPLKPGQLGHHNLNSVPVYQNILVLTRIEGSHCYTASYRSVAVGCTCVRANAGQN